The Nisaea sp. DNA window TGGCAGACCATTTCGCATGACTTTTTGGGACTAGATCAGAAGAAGGATCGTGGGTGCCTAAATCATTTTTAGAAGCACTAAACATCATCATGTTCCTATCGTTCGTCACGATGCAAAGATAACAGCTTAAGCACTTTCCAACAATCCTTAAGATTGTAGATGATGAATTTTCAATCAACAGGTGGCTTCCTTGCAGGGAATAACAGGGACAAGGGGATAACAGGGACACGCGACTTAATTCGCTCGTGAACTCCGCAGCCAGATGATCCCAACTAAGTTGGGGCGTGCGTTGCGCAATCCCTCATTTCCCTCCTCGGTCGTCATCCAGGCCGGAGGGCCGGGAACCAGCTTTTCATAGAGCCGTGACAGTGGTCATATGAATCCCGGATCACATCCGGGATGACGGATTGAGGTCAGCGATCTGAGTATCCCGCCCCCTTATTTCTGCCCGCCTCTTTGCCCTTTCTCCGGAGAACCACCATGGACTTCAAAGCCCTACCTTTCGACTCCGACGCCATGTGCGCGGGCCTCCGCCCGTGGATCGAATGCGAGAGTCCGACCCATGACGCCGCGGCGGTCGACCGGATGATCGACCTTGCGAGCTATGACCTCGCGGCCATGGGCGCCACAATAGAGCGCATTCCCGGGCGCATGGACCTCGGCGGCTGCGTCCGCGCCAGCTTCCCGCATCCGAAGGCGGGCCAGCCGGGCATCCTGATCGCCGGGCACATGGACACGGTGCATCCCGTCGGCACGCTTGCCCGCCTCCCCTACCGGCGCGAGGGCGGGAGGTGTTGGGGGCCCGGCATCCAGGACATGAAGGGCGGCAACTATCTGTCGCTCGAAGCGATCCGGCAACTGGCCGCTGCGAACATCGAGACGCCGCTGCCGGTCACCGTGCTGTTCACGCCGGACGAGGAGATCGGCACGCCTGCGACCCGAGAGCTGATCGAGGCCACGGCGAAGACGCAGAAATACGTGCTCGTCCCCGAGCCGGCCCGCCCCGATGGCGGCCTGGTCTGGGGCCGCTATGCCATTGCACGTTTCAACCTCCGAACCATCGGCACCCCGATCCATGCGGGCGTCGACCCGCGCCTCGGGCGCTCGGCGGTTCGGGAAATGGCCCGGCGCATCCTTGAGATCGAGGAGATGAGCACCGACAGCTGCACCTTTTCGGTGGGCTGCGTGACCTCGGACCAGCTGCATGTCAATTGCGTGCCTTCGGGTTGCTCGGCCGAGGCGCTGTCCATGGCCAAGCGACAGGCGGATCTGGATGCGGGCGTCGAGAAAATGCTGGCGCTGAATAATCCGGACGGCGATGTCGGCTTTCACGTCGCGCGCGGCGTCACGCGTCCGGTCTGGGAGCCCAGCGCCGCCGACAAGGCGCTGTTCGACCATGCAAGAAGCCTCGCAGCGGATCTGGGATTCGACATCACGGCCCATATGGCGGGCGGCGGCTCGGACGGCAATTTCACCGGCGCGATGGGCATCCCCACGCTCGACTCACTCGGCGTGCGCGGCGCAGGTCTGCATACGCTGGATGAGCATATCGAGGTCGAGAGCCTCGCCGAACGGGGCAAGCTGATGGCCGGCCTGCTGGCAACGCTGAGCTGAGACCGAAGCCATTCCGCCACATGAAACCGTGCATTGACCCCTGGCGCTGGCCGGGCGGACAGTGCGCCCCAAGCGGAATGCACTTACCCGCAGACCAATAACCAAAAACGAGTTCCAGGGAGATCCACGGCCATGGCGCATGCAATTGTTATCCACGAACAAGGTGGTCCCGAAGTGATGCGCTTCGAGGAGATCGCTGTCGGCGCCGCGGGGCCGGGCGAGGTGCGGTTGCGTCAGACCGTTGTCGGGCTGAACTATATCGACGTCTATCAGCGGTCCGGCGGCTATAAACTGGATCTGCCCGCCAGCATCGGCATGGAGGCTGCCGGTGTCGTCGAAGCCGTCGGAGAGGGTGTCGAGACCGTCAAGGTCGGCGACCGTGTCGGCTATGTCATGGGCACGCCCGGCGCCTATGCCGAAGAACGGATCTATCCGGCCGAGCGGCTGATCCCCCTGCCCGACGATATCAGCGACGAGCAGGCCGCGGGGTCCATGCTGAAGGGGCTGACGGTGTCCTACCTCGTGCGTCGCACCTTTCCGGTGCAGGCAGGTCAGACCGTCTTGCTGCATGCCGCTGCCGGCGGCGTCGGAACGATTGCCTGCCAATGGCTGAAAAAGATCGGCGCGACGGTCATCGGGACCGTCGGCTCCGACGAGAAGGCGGAAATTGCCAGGGCGCACGGGTGCGACCACCCGATTGTCTATACCCGTGACGATTTCCAGGCCCGGGTGATGGAGATCACCGGCGGCGAGGGCGTTCCGGTCGTCTATGACGGGGTCGGTGCCGCTGTCTACGAGGGCTCGCTCGGCTCATTGGCCCGCTTCGGCACGATGGTGCATTTCGGCGCCGCCTCCGGCCCCGCACCGGCGGTCGAGCCGAAACTGCTGGCCGGCAAGGCGCTCTACTTCACCCGCCCGGGCCTCGCCCCGCACACGGCAACGCGGGAGCTGACCCTCGATATCGCGAACGCCCTGTTCGACAAGATCCGTGAAGGGGTGAAGATCGAGATCAACCAGACCTACGCCCTGAAGGACGCCGCCGAGGCCCACCGTGCGCTTGAGGCACGGGAGACCACAGGGTCGACAATCCTTACGGTTTGATCCTGCCGGGGAATAAAAGGACACACGGCTCACTCTTCCAACGGCAGCCCCCAGACTGGGGGCCGCCTGCAATGAATGGTCCGTCAGCACGAACAAGCGCAAAGGAGGGAATCCCATGCCGACAGAAAATCGCGAGATCTCCTGGGAGATCGCTCATGTCGGACTTTGCGTGCATGACAGGGGCGCGGCTGCCCGTTTCTATGCAGACATAGTCGGCCTGACACCGGCGCCGGAGGGTGACCCGCAGTCCTTCTCCAACGGCTTTCAGGGCCTATCGCTGTTTCTGCCCGATCCGGGGTTCGCGCTGGAACGGCAACTCCTGCACAACCCCCTCATGGGAAAATCCGCGACCATTGCCGTGCCCGACCTGAACGCGGTGCAAGGCACGTTGGACAGTGCGGGCATTTCCAGCTCCCGGATTGACGGGATTTTCCCCGGCCTCGACCGGCAGCTCTTCTGTTACGACCCGTCGATGAACCTGATCGGTTTCACCGAGCGGAACGACATGCAAAGCGTGACCGATGCCGATGGCTGGATCCTGCATCACGTCAATCTTCAGGCGCACGACGTCCGGGCGACCGTTGGTTTCTTTACCGGGACGACCGCGATGGTCGAAGGCACTTGGAAAGCGCCGGCGGACAAGGGGGATTTCAGCATTGACCCGAGCGAACTCGCGGTTCTCGACCTCGGCAGTGAAAACAGGGGCCTGCACGTCATCCGGCCGGACGCCGGGTTCGGTCAGCGCAACGGTTTCGCCCACAATCCCTCCATAGGCGGCCACCCTGCTTTCCGTGTCCCGGACATCCACGCCGTGATGCGGCGACTGGAGGAGGTCGGCATCGTTTATTCCGACGCAGGAACCTATGCGATGACCGGCTATCATCAGGTCTACGTCTACGACCCGTCCTTCAACCTGATCGAGATCAACCAGCGTCTGTGATGCGGCGCTTGCGGACGGGACCTGGGATTTAGGGGACACATTTCTTTATTCGCTCCATCACCCGGCCAGGCAAAAGACCGCGTCCTTCCCGCTTCCGGCAGGGCTGGGATCGGGTGATACTGCCGTCCATCAGGGGCGGATGGCCCGCTTGAACACGAATGCCGGATTAACGGCACTGACCGGGAGGAAACCCACAAATGACCGATGCCGTGATGGCGGTTTGGGGCGACACGACGCCCGAATGCGATGCCGAGTTCAGCGAGTGGTACCGCCGCGAGCATATTCCGGAGCGGGTCGGCATGCCGGGGTGGCGGAACGGGCGACGCTATCGCAAGCTCGGCCGGGGCAAGCACAGATATCTCGCGGCCTACGATGTCGAGGGCCTGGCCTGTTTCGACGACCCGGTCTATCGCCATGCGCTCGACCATCCGACGGAATGGACCTCCCGGATGATGCAGGAATTCCGAAATTTCGTGCGCGCGACCAACCGGGTGCGGTTCTGCAGCGGCGAGGTTCTGGGCTCGGTTGTTGCGACCGTGCGCTACGATCCTGGTACGGGCGACCCCGAGGCGATTGCCCGCTGGCTCGCAGGCGCCGCCCTGCATAACCTGCGCAACCGCGAAGGCATCACAAGGGTGCAGCACTGGGAGGCCGATATGGGCCGCTCGCTGGCCGGGACCGGCGAGCAGTCGATCCGCAAGAGCAAGGACGGCGAGGCACCGTTCACGGCGGTGATCGAAGGCACCGACCGGGTCTTCGTCGAAGCGGCCCTCAAGGAGGCGGGGATCGTCAACGGCCTGGCCGAGCGCGGCGCGAAATCCGTGGATGCCGGGCTCTACGCGATGATGTTCGCGCTGCACGGCTGACAAGCTTGCTGCCTGAATCAGAGCGGTACGCTGCTTCGTTCCTCACCACAACATCGTCATCCCCGCGAAAGCGGGAACCCAGAGATGGAAGGTTAAGCCCTTCGATCGTCTGGGTCCCGGCTCTCCGGCAGGGATGACGGCGTGGGTTTGCCCTCAGTCTGGTGTCCAGGGCGTCTTCGGCGCCGGGTATGGCGTGTTCAGGATGGCGATCTGGTTGCCCATACGGGTCTGCACCGCCGGGCTGACCATCTGCGCATCCGTGCCCTCGATCGGCGAGAACAGCAGGATGTTGAGGGAGCCGCCGAAATAGAAATTGCCGAACGCGGTCACGCCCTTGGTGACTTTGGCACCGCGTTCGACCCCTTCGGCGAAGACCACGGAGCCGACCGTGTCGAGCCCGACCGGGATTGACGCGACCAGGCCTCTCAGCATCTCCGGCTGCTTGCCCTGCAGGTTTTTATAGCTGACCTCCATCACGATGACGCCCCGGGTGAAGCCCTGGAACTGGCTGAAGTCGGTGCCGGGGCGGCCGACATCGCCGCTGAGCGGAACCCAGTTCGGCCAGTCGTCATAACCGAACGTGCCGAAGGCGTATTTGGTCCCCGC harbors:
- a CDS encoding M20/M25/M40 family metallo-hydrolase — translated: MDFKALPFDSDAMCAGLRPWIECESPTHDAAAVDRMIDLASYDLAAMGATIERIPGRMDLGGCVRASFPHPKAGQPGILIAGHMDTVHPVGTLARLPYRREGGRCWGPGIQDMKGGNYLSLEAIRQLAAANIETPLPVTVLFTPDEEIGTPATRELIEATAKTQKYVLVPEPARPDGGLVWGRYAIARFNLRTIGTPIHAGVDPRLGRSAVREMARRILEIEEMSTDSCTFSVGCVTSDQLHVNCVPSGCSAEALSMAKRQADLDAGVEKMLALNNPDGDVGFHVARGVTRPVWEPSAADKALFDHARSLAADLGFDITAHMAGGGSDGNFTGAMGIPTLDSLGVRGAGLHTLDEHIEVESLAERGKLMAGLLATLS
- a CDS encoding quinone oxidoreductase, yielding MAHAIVIHEQGGPEVMRFEEIAVGAAGPGEVRLRQTVVGLNYIDVYQRSGGYKLDLPASIGMEAAGVVEAVGEGVETVKVGDRVGYVMGTPGAYAEERIYPAERLIPLPDDISDEQAAGSMLKGLTVSYLVRRTFPVQAGQTVLLHAAAGGVGTIACQWLKKIGATVIGTVGSDEKAEIARAHGCDHPIVYTRDDFQARVMEITGGEGVPVVYDGVGAAVYEGSLGSLARFGTMVHFGAASGPAPAVEPKLLAGKALYFTRPGLAPHTATRELTLDIANALFDKIREGVKIEINQTYALKDAAEAHRALEARETTGSTILTV